CAGCCACACCACCCGCGCGGCCATGGTCTCCGTTTTGCCCGCACCGGCGCCGGCGATGACGACGAGCGGGCCCGGCGGCGCGGCGATGACCGCGGCCTGCTCGTCGGTCGGTGTCGGAAGACCAAGGGCCTCAGCAAGTTCGAAGGGGCTGTAGGTCATGACGACTCCGTTCGCGGTGCGGTGTGCGCGGGGCAGGACGGGCGCATCGGGCAGTGCGCGCAGCCGTCGTTCACTCGGGCGATGAACTGCGGGCCGGCCGTCGCGGCCGCCGCCTGTTGCACGGTCTGGCGCCACTGCGCCGTACTGTCCGCGGTGAGTGCGGACTGTTCGCGTTCGGTGGCGCCCGATGCATTCGGCTTCGCGACGTAGACCAGGCGGCCGCCGCCGGGCCGATCACCGTCGGCCAGCGCCCCGTCGGCGATGGCCAACTGGTACAGCCCGAGTTGGGCGTGGCGCTGCGCGTCGTCCTTCGTGACCGGACTCTTTCCGGTCTTGACATCGACGATCACCAGCCGACCCTCCGCGTCGCGCTCGAGCCGGTCGACGCGCCCGCGCACCCGCACCCCCGGTTGACCCTCGCCGGACTCGGCGATCACACCGTCGACCGCGACCTCGGTACCGATTTCGGTCAGCTCATGGCGGGTCGCCGAACGCCACGCCACGAACGCCTCGAGCATGGCGGCGTGCCGATCCAGTTCGTTGTCGGCGTACCACGTCGAGTCGAACGGAATTGTGCTCCAAAGCTTTTCCAGTTCGATCACCAACTGCTCCGCGCTGCTCGCCGAGTCCGCGATCAGGGCGTGCACCACCGACCCCAAGGTCGAGCGCAGGTCACGACGGCCGGCGCCGCCATGCCGTTCGGCCAACCAGCGCAGCGGGCAGTCGGCGAGCGTCTGCACGGTCGAGGGACTCAGGGTGACGGTGTGCTGGTCACCGCTCCACAGCGGTTCCACGGTGCTGACCGAGGTCATGCCGTACCACTGCGCCGGGTCCGCACCGGCCACACCGTCTGCAGCCAGCCGTGCCAATTGCTGTGCAGCGGTGGCACGTTCACCATCGGTGACGGTACCCGCCGGCGCGCACACCACCGCCCGCAGGCGGCCGACAACGGCCGACGGCGACAGCACCGGCGGAGCGACCACCGGCTGGGCGGGCCGCACGTCATCCGCGCATGCGTACCCCTCGAGCTCGGTGACGAACGGCGACGGTAGCGCCGCATCGTCACCGGCATCACTGTCGACGGCGGTGATCAGCAGCCCCCGCCGGGCGCGGCCCATCGCGGCGATGAGCAGCCTGCGTTCCTCTGCCAGCAGCGGCGCCCGCGTCGACACGTCGTCTCCCAGGCCGTCGAGCACATCGAGCAGCCGCTGCGTACCCAGCACGCCACCCCGGGGAGTGGTGTTGGGCCACAGGCCGTCCTGCACTCCGGCGATCACGACCAGGTCCCAGTCGCGGTCCAGCGCCGCATGCGGGCTCAGCACCGCGACCGTCTCCGACATCGTCCGTCCATCGACACCGGCCGGTGGAAGTTGCAGGCCCGCAACATGATCCACGAGCCCACGCAGCGACGCCCCGGCGGTGCGGGTGACGTAGTCGTCGGCGATGTCGAACAACGCGGTGATCGCGTGCAGGTTCCGGTCGGCCAGCGCGCCGTCGGTGCCGCCGCGCTCGGCCGCCGACAGCCAGCCGCGCTGCAGCCCGCTGCGCTCCCAGGCCTGCCACAGGGTGTAGCGCGGGTCGCGGTGTCCGCGATGTCCGCGGGCCGCCGCCGCCAGCACCGCACGCACCCGGTTCACCGGGCGGGCCAGCGTCGCCGGCAGATCCACCGGACCGGTGGTGAGCGCCCTGACGAGCTGCTCGCCGAATTCCCCGGAGCCTCCGCGGCGTAGCGCCCGGCGCAACTGACGCAGGGTCACCGGGTCCACCCGGCCGATCGGACCGGTCAGCAGTGCCACCGCCAGCTCGCCGGTCAGACCGTCGGCGGTCGCCGACAACACACCCAGCAAGGCTTGCGCCGCAGGCTGTTCGGCGACGGGTCCGGCCAGCTGAGCCGCATCGACCGGAACACCGGCACCGGCCAGAGCACGCGGCAACGCCGCGGCTGCAGACGGCGACCGGACGATGACGGCGAGCTGCGACCACGGCACACCGTCCACGAGATGCGCACGACGCAGCGTGTCGGCGATCAGCGCCGCCTCGGCGTGCGCCGAACCGGCGATGCGCACACTCACCGATCCGTCGTCGCCGGTCCGGCCGGCGTTGCCGTCCAGCACCCGCCACGCGCTGTTACCGGGCAGCCCGGCGGCGATCCCGCTGATCGCGCGCGCCACCGCGGGCGCGCACCGGTGCGAACGGCCGAGTTCGACCACCGGGGTGTCGGCCGCCGTCAGCACGGCCGGATCAGCGCCGCGGAAGCCGAAGACCGCCTGATTCGGGTCCCCGGCAAGCAGAGTCAGCTCCGCGCCGGCGGCCAACACCCGAACCAGCCGTGCGGCCTGCGGATCGAGGTGCTGGGCGTCATCGACGAGCAGCAACCGGATTCGGGCGCGTTCGGCGGCCAGAAGGTCAGGGTCGGATGCCAGGGCCTCCAGCGCCGCACCGACCAGTTCGGCCGCGCCGAGCGCAGGCACCGTAGCCTGTGGCGCGGCGGTGCCGACGGCCGCGCGCAACAGCATCACCTGTTCGTACTGCTGGGCGAACCGGCCCGCGGCCGCCCACTCCGGACGCCCCGACAGCCTGCCGATGCGCTGCAGGTGCTGCGGATCCACTCCCCGCTCGGCGCAGCGGGCCAACAGATCACGAAGCTCGTTGGCGAACCCGCCGGTGGTCAGCGCGGGGCGGAGGACCTCCGGCCAGCGCGACGCCGACGCGTCACCGTCCTCGACATCACCGGCCAGCAATTCGCGGATGATGCCGTCCTGCTCGGCCCCGGTGACCAGCCGCGGCGGGGGGTCACCGGCGCGGGCAGCGGCCTGCCGCAGGACCGCGAAGGCGTAACTGTGCACCGACCGGACCAGCGGCTCCCGCACCACCGCGCGGCAGGGCTCAGCGGAGCGCGCCGCGAGCAGTCGGGCGGTCAGCGCGCTGCGGGTGGCGCCCGCCAATCGGCCTGAACCCGTCAGCAGCAGAACAGATTCCGGGTCGGTCCCGGCGGTGATGTGTGCCGCCGCCGCCGCCACCAGCAGGCTGGTCTTGCCGGTGCCCGGGCCGCCGACGATACGAACCGTGCCGCGCAATTCCGGGCGCAGCACATCGGCAGGTTCGGTCGCCCGGGCCAGCAGTGCGGTGGTCATGCCAGCGATACCACCACGGCCCACCGACAGAAACGCCAAGTGGCAGCATGAGGTACGTGACCCACGATCTTCACGTCCACCGCTTCGGGCCGCCCGGACCGATCCGGATCCTGGCCATCCACGGTTTGACCGGCCACGGCCGCCGCTGGCGGGCACTCTCGGAGAACCACCTTCCGGAGTTCGCCATGGCCGCACCCGATCTGATCGGCCACGGCCGGTCGTCGTGGTCGGCCCCGTGGACCATCGATGCCAATGTCGCCGCGCTGGCGAGCCTGGTCGAGAAGGACGCCGACGGGCCGGTGCTGGTGGTGGGCCACTCCTTCGGCGGTGCGATCGCAATGCATCTGGCGGCGGCGTGCCCGGACCTGGTGTCCGGGTTGGTGCTGCTGGATCCCGCGATCGGCCTGGACGGACAGTGGATGCGCGAGATCGCCGACTCGATGCTGTCCTCCCCCGACTACCCCGACCGCGACGAGGCCCGCACCGAGAAGTTCAGCGGCTCATGGGCCGACGTGGACCCGGCCGAACTCGACGAGGACCTCGACGAGCACCTGATCGAACTGCCCAATGGGCGCTTCGGCTGGCGGATCTGCGTGCCCGCGATGATGTCGTACTGGAGTGAGCTCGCCCGCGATATCGTGCTGCCGCGCACCGGGACTCCGACGACGCTGATACGCGCACAGTGGACGGATCCGCCGTACGTGAGTCAGGAATTACTCGACGGCCTGGCAGGGCGGCTCGGCGACGATTTCACCCTGGCCGACTTCGATTGCCTGCACATGGTGCCGCACGCGAAACCGGAGGAGACCGCGAAGCTCATCCGGGATCTGCTGGAGTCGTAGCGATGGCCCCGATCACCGACGCGCAAGTCGAGCGGGTGCGCGAGCTGGTCGCGTCCATTCCGGCCGGCCGGGTCGCCACCTACGGTGACATCGCTTCGGCGGCACAGCTTTCCAGCCCGCGCATCGTCGGCTGGATCATGCGCACCGATTCCTCTGACCTGGCGTGGCATCGGGTGATCACCGCGTCCGGGCGGCCCGCCGCCCACCTGTCGACACGGCAACTCGAATTGCTGCGCACCGAAGGTGTGCTGGCCCACGACGGCCGGGTGGACTTGGCGCAGGCGCGCCACCAGTTCTAGAGAACCAGCCGGATCAACGCGGCGGTACGTGCCAACCCGGGGAACGCGGCCGCCGTCGATCGCGGATGCAGTGCATGCACGGCGAGCCGGAAGATCAACGCGCGCAACAGCATCTGCGGCCACTCCGGCAACGCATCCCACCGCTCGATCAGACCGTCGTCGGCCTCACCCCAGGCAAGTGCGTCGACGACGACCACCCCGGCCGCCCAGGACGCCGGCCGCCAGTACGGGGTGATGTCGGTGATGCCCGGTGCCGCCGTCCCGGCGAACAACACGGTGCCGTACAAGTCGCCGTGCACCAGCTGGTTGGGACTCTTGGTGGGCTTACGCAAACCGGCCAGCTGATTGATCAGCTCGACCGACCGCTCGCCGTCCGCCGACCCGGGAGCCACCAGCGCGCCGGGCGGCAGCGAATGTAGCGGGCGTTCCTCCCAGGCGGCCCGGTCGGCGGCGATGAACACGTCGACGTCGCTCCACGGAGCGACCGGCGCCTGCGTCAGAAATCTCGGCCGTTCGAGTTTGGCGGTCGCCTCGTGCAGCCGCACCCCGGCCGACACCACCTCGTCGTGGCGGGGCTCGGGGCTACCGGCGACGAATGTGTCTGCCCGCCAACCCGAGACCACGTAGCGTCCGTCGGTCGACCGCACCGGTCGTGCCAGCCGGACCCCGTCGACGAACAACGTCTCGCGTGCTTTGGCCGACCAGGCGGCCCTGGCGTGGTCGGCGATCACCGACAACACCACCTCGCCGCACTTGAAGCCGCCTTCCCAGCCCGCTCCTAGCGGTTCGGGATCGTGGCCCTTGAGACCGAACGCGGCCAGTACATGCTCAGGCGGGCGCTCATCACTCACCCCGTCAGCCACCCCGACAGCCTAAATTGTCGCGACGCAAAGTAGCCGTCAGTAGAGCACCATGTCGGGATCGATTTGCTTCGCCCAGGCCACGATGCCGCCCTGCAGGTGCATCGCATCGGCGAAACCGGCCTTCTTCACCACCGCCAGCAGCTCTGCTGAGCGAACCCCGGTCTTGCAGTACAGCACCGGGATGCGGTCGTGTGGCAACCTCGACAAGCCCTCGCCGGACTCGATCGCCGACTTCGGGATGAGCTCGGCGCCGGTGATGTGATTGATCTCCCACTCGACCGGCTCGCGGACATCGATCAACGCCAGGTTCTTCCCGGAATCGAGCAGCTCACGCAGTTCGAGCGGGGTGACGGTGGAATCCTGCGCCGCGTCGGCCGCGGCGTCGGACACCACGCCGCAGAACGACTCGTAGTCGATCAGCTCGGTGATCTTCGGGGTCTCCGGATCCTTGCGGATGGCGATCGTGCGGTACGTCATGGCCAGCGCGTCGTACATCATGAGCCGGCCCAGGAGGGTCTCCCCGATGCCGGTGATGAGCTTGATGGCCTCGGTGCCCATGATCGACGCGATCGACGCGCACAGGATCCCCAGGACACCACCCTCGGCGCAGGACGGCACCATCCCCGGTGGCGGCGGCTCGGGATAGAGGTCGCGGTAGTTCAGGCCCAGTCCGTCGGGCGCGTCCTCCCAGAACACCGAGACCTGGCCCTCGAAGCGGTAGATCGAACCCCACACGTACGGCTTGTGCGCGAGCACCGCGGCGTCGTTCACCAGATAGCGGGTGGCGAAGTTGTCGGTGCCGTCGAGGATCAGGTCGTACTGCTCGAACAGCTGCACCGCGTTGTCGGGTTCCAGCCGCTGCTCGTGCAGGCGGACGGTCACCAGCGGATTGATCTCGAGGATGGAGTCGCGCGCGCTGTCGGCCTTGGAACGGCCGATATCGGACTGGCCGTGGATGATCTGGCGCTGCAGGTTGGACTCGTCGACGACGTCGAACTCGACGATGCCGATCGTGCCGACACCGGCGGCCGCCAGGTAGAGCAGCGTCGGCGAGCCGAGTCCGCCCGCGCCGATCACCAGCACCTTGGCGTTCTTCAAGCGCTTCTGCCCGTCGACACCGAGATCGGGGATGATCAGGTGTCGGCTGTACCGCGCGACCTCGTCGCGAGTGAGCTCGGCGGCTGGCTCGACCAGCGGCGGCAACGAGGGCACCGGCACTCCTAGGATCGGCTCGGTTTGGCGCACGCCCGACCGACGTTCACCATCCATCTCAACAGCTGGCCAGAGCAACGGCAAACAGCGGTGGAGGCTTCCCGACTGTGCTCCGGTCAGGCGGTCGTCAGGCGATCGGATACGGCCAGGGGTTGAACCGGCAGGTCTTGCCGTCGGCCTTGACGTACTCCGGATCGAAGCGGGACGCATCGTCGTCGGCGGTCGAGAAGGTCTGCTGCATCATCACCGGC
This is a stretch of genomic DNA from Mycobacterium sp. ELW1. It encodes these proteins:
- a CDS encoding MGMT family protein, with translation MAPITDAQVERVRELVASIPAGRVATYGDIASAAQLSSPRIVGWIMRTDSSDLAWHRVITASGRPAAHLSTRQLELLRTEGVLAHDGRVDLAQARHQF
- a CDS encoding ATP-dependent DNA helicase, with translation MTTALLARATEPADVLRPELRGTVRIVGGPGTGKTSLLVAAAAAHITAGTDPESVLLLTGSGRLAGATRSALTARLLAARSAEPCRAVVREPLVRSVHSYAFAVLRQAAARAGDPPPRLVTGAEQDGIIRELLAGDVEDGDASASRWPEVLRPALTTGGFANELRDLLARCAERGVDPQHLQRIGRLSGRPEWAAAGRFAQQYEQVMLLRAAVGTAAPQATVPALGAAELVGAALEALASDPDLLAAERARIRLLLVDDAQHLDPQAARLVRVLAAGAELTLLAGDPNQAVFGFRGADPAVLTAADTPVVELGRSHRCAPAVARAISGIAAGLPGNSAWRVLDGNAGRTGDDGSVSVRIAGSAHAEAALIADTLRRAHLVDGVPWSQLAVIVRSPSAAAALPRALAGAGVPVDAAQLAGPVAEQPAAQALLGVLSATADGLTGELAVALLTGPIGRVDPVTLRQLRRALRRGGSGEFGEQLVRALTTGPVDLPATLARPVNRVRAVLAAAARGHRGHRDPRYTLWQAWERSGLQRGWLSAAERGGTDGALADRNLHAITALFDIADDYVTRTAGASLRGLVDHVAGLQLPPAGVDGRTMSETVAVLSPHAALDRDWDLVVIAGVQDGLWPNTTPRGGVLGTQRLLDVLDGLGDDVSTRAPLLAEERRLLIAAMGRARRGLLITAVDSDAGDDAALPSPFVTELEGYACADDVRPAQPVVAPPVLSPSAVVGRLRAVVCAPAGTVTDGERATAAQQLARLAADGVAGADPAQWYGMTSVSTVEPLWSGDQHTVTLSPSTVQTLADCPLRWLAERHGGAGRRDLRSTLGSVVHALIADSASSAEQLVIELEKLWSTIPFDSTWYADNELDRHAAMLEAFVAWRSATRHELTEIGTEVAVDGVIAESGEGQPGVRVRGRVDRLERDAEGRLVIVDVKTGKSPVTKDDAQRHAQLGLYQLAIADGALADGDRPGGGRLVYVAKPNASGATEREQSALTADSTAQWRQTVQQAAAATAGPQFIARVNDGCAHCPMRPSCPAHTAPRTESS
- the moeZ gene encoding adenylyltransferase/sulfurtransferase MoeZ, which produces MPSLPPLVEPAAELTRDEVARYSRHLIIPDLGVDGQKRLKNAKVLVIGAGGLGSPTLLYLAAAGVGTIGIVEFDVVDESNLQRQIIHGQSDIGRSKADSARDSILEINPLVTVRLHEQRLEPDNAVQLFEQYDLILDGTDNFATRYLVNDAAVLAHKPYVWGSIYRFEGQVSVFWEDAPDGLGLNYRDLYPEPPPPGMVPSCAEGGVLGILCASIASIMGTEAIKLITGIGETLLGRLMMYDALAMTYRTIAIRKDPETPKITELIDYESFCGVVSDAAADAAQDSTVTPLELRELLDSGKNLALIDVREPVEWEINHITGAELIPKSAIESGEGLSRLPHDRIPVLYCKTGVRSAELLAVVKKAGFADAMHLQGGIVAWAKQIDPDMVLY
- a CDS encoding alpha/beta hydrolase — protein: MTHDLHVHRFGPPGPIRILAIHGLTGHGRRWRALSENHLPEFAMAAPDLIGHGRSSWSAPWTIDANVAALASLVEKDADGPVLVVGHSFGGAIAMHLAAACPDLVSGLVLLDPAIGLDGQWMREIADSMLSSPDYPDRDEARTEKFSGSWADVDPAELDEDLDEHLIELPNGRFGWRICVPAMMSYWSELARDIVLPRTGTPTTLIRAQWTDPPYVSQELLDGLAGRLGDDFTLADFDCLHMVPHAKPEETAKLIRDLLES
- a CDS encoding TIGR02569 family protein, encoding MSDERPPEHVLAAFGLKGHDPEPLGAGWEGGFKCGEVVLSVIADHARAAWSAKARETLFVDGVRLARPVRSTDGRYVVSGWRADTFVAGSPEPRHDEVVSAGVRLHEATAKLERPRFLTQAPVAPWSDVDVFIAADRAAWEERPLHSLPPGALVAPGSADGERSVELINQLAGLRKPTKSPNQLVHGDLYGTVLFAGTAAPGITDITPYWRPASWAAGVVVVDALAWGEADDGLIERWDALPEWPQMLLRALIFRLAVHALHPRSTAAAFPGLARTAALIRLVL